From the genome of Ptychodera flava strain L36383 chromosome 13, AS_Pfla_20210202, whole genome shotgun sequence:
GGCTGTGAAGTCTGCCTAATCGATCGATCGTTTGCTTGATCTATCGATCGTGTACTCGTTGCCCTGCCTTTTATATAATTGCCCTTGAAATAGGAATCGCAGGCGATAAATTCATTGCATTGTGGGCTTGGATTCTGCATGACGTGTGCATAAGGCCGTGTGTaaatagaccctcgagggtctatggtgtaaATTGGGATCATCGAATGTAATTAGTTATTCATTATTGGCCAATAGGCAATCGGTTTTGTCTGGGTGTGAAGTACGTTCTAGCCAATCGTAGGCATTCGCGCCGATTTTAAATCGCATAAATAGgacaattttaccaaattttagcATTCCACGGTAATCTTCTACCAAGAACACCTCACCAGAAATATGGCACGTACCAAGCAAACAGCACGTAAGTCTACCGGTGGTAAGGCACCACGTAAGCAGTTGGCCACCAAAGCAGCCCGCAAGAGTGCACCAGCCACCGGTGGTGTGAAGAAACCTCATCGTTACAGGCCCGGAACCGTCGCTCTTCGTGAAATCCGTCGCTACCAGAAGAGCACTGAGCTTCTCATCCGTAAACTTCCATTTCAACGTTTGGTCCGTGAAATCGCCCAGGATTTCAAGACCGATCTTCGCTTCCAGAGCTCCGCTGTCATGGCGCTCCAAGAAGCCAGCGAAGCCTACTTGGTGGGTCTCTTCGAAGACACCAACCTGTGCGCCATCCACGCCAAGCGTGTCACCATCATGCCAAAGGACATCCAGCTCGCCCGCCGTATCCGTGGCGAGCGTGCCTAAACTGTGTGCTAAAGCATACACATacaaaacggcccttttcagggccaccacattttccaaaaagagaactaccgtaaccCTCCTGCCATTGGCAGATCATCAGACATCTTTCACAGCCATAAATAGTGGATGCCACACTGTATAGTGCTCCATTACTAGTTCGGTAACATAGGTCGGCCACTGATAGATAAACTAAATTGGACATTATTGACGATGGTATGTCATCCTGTGAGTATTGCCTTTCCAAGCAACGTAGCAGTTTAATAATACGACTAGGCAAAATCCCTCAAGGGTCAATGGACTATgtttacatattaaattttgtgcaaataatCAGTCCAAGTCTTTGCACAGAGACCCCAATTTGAccgttttctcttttttttctcgTCAGGGCCATACATTTGTCAATATGTCACTTCTCACATTAAAAATCTTTGGGTGGTTCTCTCCCCTAATCATCTACTGGTATACGTCACATCGTCTCAGTAATGTTTAATATAATCGTCGGGCAAGGTTTATCATTGAGAGCTGATAAGAGCTGTTAATTTTGTAGTGCAAATTTCTTTAATAAACGTCACTTGGGAGCCCATGTTGCCTTTGGAATAGCCAAATCAGCATCTACATTATTAGTTTATTTACATATGCGATGACATAACAGTACTTGTTTGAAGATGGCGAAGCACCTAAGCTGGAACCAATCCGCATTTTCACACAAAAGACGTCACATCTCGACATAAATCACAATTAATATTAGCTCGGTCATTAAAGCATTCAAAAATTTCGgtgttttcaaaaacagtgaGCATAAGGTTGATTTACTTAAATGCACGGtttcttttaattattttaccCAAAAAAGGTGTTGCCAAATGGTACCTTGGTATACTGTGCAAGAAAGCATGTCCGGCATATCTGAAATTCTCTTTTGTTTCCGAACAACAAgtcttcaaagtgtcaacttgatgactttacataaattatcggcctttgcTCAAGTTTGTGACTATATCTTCAGGTCTTGGCGCTTTAATGTAAATGTGAGACACAGTCTTGCACATATAAGcttattcattcactgtccacagaCGGAAAAACTAGGCAAAAACTGTCCAATCGCAACCAACTTAAAGCCCGGCGCGTAATGGACCGGGATCCTGATTAATGCCAAGCTTTGGTGGGCGTTTTGGGgtatggctctgcataatgagt
Proteins encoded in this window:
- the LOC139148700 gene encoding histone H3, with the protein product MARTKQTARKSTGGKAPRKQLATKAARKSAPATGGVKKPHRYRPGTVALREIRRYQKSTELLIRKLPFQRLVREIAQDFKTDLRFQSSAVMALQEASEAYLVGLFEDTNLCAIHAKRVTIMPKDIQLARRIRGERA